The nucleotide window GTCAAGCCGAAAACCGGCTGATTCTTCGAGAAAATAGTGCCCAACAGCGCAGCCGGTCGTCTTTAAGGCCAGCTCGTACTCGGCAAACGTCGGCGCCGTGACGAGGGCTGTTTTCGGCCTTTTCGCCAGCGCGAGGCGGAATATGAGGTCAGCAGCCCCGTTGCCGCAAAGGACATATGACGGCGGGAGGCCGAGTTTCTCCGAAATTGCCGCGCACAGCTGGCGGCAGAGCGGGTCTGGATACTTATCGGCCTGCGTGGCAGCGGCGGCAATGGCCTTGGCAACGCCGACCGGTATGCCGAGCGGATTGCAGTTAGCGGAAAAGTCTAAAGGCGCTTTGCCGTAAGCCTCGAAATACCCTTCGGTATCGCCCCCGTGGATCAAAGCCATATCAGCACTCCCTTCACCAAAAGGCACAGAACAAGGCACAAGACCGCCGTGGCAAGGAGGAGACGGTTAGTGCGCACAATATCGTCCGGTTCGATCGGCCGTTTATTGTCCCCAATCGTCGGTTTATGGACAAGAGCGCCGAAGTAAAAATTATCGCCACCCAAACGAACGCCGAGGGCACCGGCACAGGCGGCCTCTGTATGCGCCGAATTGGGGCTTTTGTGGTTTTTCCGGTCACGCCGGAAAATTTGCCATGCGCCTTTCACGTCCAGCCGGACGAAAAACGCCGCCAGAACCATCATAACACCGGCGATGCGCGCCGGGATAAAATTGACGGCGTCGTCCACCTTGGCGGCTGCGCGGCCGAAATAGAGATACATGTCGTTTTGATAGCCGACCATGCTGTCCATGGTATTGAGGGCTTTATAGAAAAGCCCAAGCGGCGCCCCGCCGACGGCCATGAATAAAAGCGGCGCGACGACGCCGTCAGCCGTGTTTTCGGCAACCGTTTCGACGGTGGCACGCGTCACGCCGCCCGCGTCTAAGCCCGCCGTATCGCGCCCCACGATTTCGGCAACGGCAGCGCGCGCCGCCGCCAAATCACCACGACGGAGTGGGTTGAACACCTCGAGGCTGGCGACGCGCAGGGAGCGCGTGGACAGGCACTGCCAGACAAGGATGCTTTCGACAACAACGCGTAAATAAGTCGAGATCATCTGACACACGACGAGCAGGCCAATACCCGCGCCGAGAGAGACAACGCTCATGCAGAAAACGAGAAAAATACCGGCGGACAGCTCACCAGACGGCGTTTTTGGAAAGAGACGCCGCAAGAGGCGTTCAAAAAAAGGGATCAGCTTGCCGTAAGCCAGAACGATGTGCGGCCATCCAATCGGATCGCCAATGATGAGGTCCAGCAAGAAGCCGATGAGGAGGGCAAAAAGTGACAGGATCATAGACGGGCCTCCGAATAAGCGGCCGCCGCTTGAACAAAATTTTCGGCGAAGGCGGGATTGCCGTAGAAATAAAGATGCGGAAAGCCAGCAAACAGCGTTGGATGCTTTGCAACGCACGACCAGGTGCTCCCGTTGGTGCGCCGTGCCGTACACATGCCGTCGGTGATGGTTGAATCCCAGTAATGAAATTCATGCGCGGGAATCGTCTCGCCGGTTTTACACAAAATAGTGTCACAATCAGCCGTAAGGCGGATATATCCAAAACGCTGCAGACGCGGTGTTTTGAAGCCGTGACCGCTTAAAACGCCTGCCATGGGATAGGTTTTCCCGGCACTGTCCTCCAGCGTGTCATGCAGATAAAGATAGCCGCCGCATTCGGCTAATGTCGGCAGGCCGGACGATACGGCGTCAAAGATGGCGCGGCGCATCGACGTGTTTTCACTGAGCACATCGGCATAAAGCTCCGGATAGCCGCCGCCGAGGTAGAGTGCGCCGATATCCTTGGGCAGCGCTGCATCGCGAAGTGGGCTGAAAGGGACGAGCTCGGCACCGAAGTGCGTGAGGAGGTCAAGATTGTCGGCATAGTAAAAGCAGAAGGCATCATCCTGTGCTACCGCAATACGGGGTTTTTTCGCAAGAGCGGGCAGAACACCGGGCAGGCTGCCCTGAAGCGGGGGCGCCGAGGATGCCAGCGCAAGCAAGGCGTCAAGGTCGACGCATTTTTCCGCTGCCTCGCCGAGGCGGTCAAGCTTTAAATGCAGGTTTTCAATTTCCGCCGCCGTGACAAGCCCGAGATGGCGGCTTTCGATGGCGCAGTCCGGCAATCGCTCAAAATACCCTAGGATTGGCAGGCCGGTCTCCGCCGTCAGCAAGTCTTTCACCATGTCAAAAAGTGATTTTGAACACTCATTCAAAATAACCCCGGCAATGCGGCTGTCCGGCCGGAAGTTCTTAAAACCGTTAATCGTCGCGGCGAGGGAGAGATACGCCCCATGGGCGGAGACAACAAGAATAACGGGTGTCTCGGTCACAGCCGCAACCGCGTAGCTGCTGGCCGCCGTTGTGTTGCCGGAGCCGTCATAATAGCCCATGACGCCCTCGATGACAGCCGTATGACCGGCGGCGTGCTGACAGAGGAGACCGCGTACAACGTCTTCCGGCGTGAAGAACAAATCGAGGTTATAGCTTGGAATACCCAGGACGGCGCGATGGAACATCGGGTCGATATAATCCGGCCCGCATTTGAAGCTGACGGGGTTTGCCCCGCGCTTCCGAAGCGCCGATAAAAGCGCCAGTGTCACGGTTGTTTTCCCGGTCCCGCTTGCCGGCGCGGCAATTAAAATTCTCGGAATTGGCGTCATCGTGCGTCCCCTCGTTTCCCGCAATAAAAAACCTCTCCGGGACGGAGAGGCGTGAAAAAGCAAAGCATGCTTTACCACACCGGCCGAAGTCCCGTCAGCCTGTGACTAAAATCGCAGCGCCTGTATTCTGGCTTGAGCGTCATGGCCTTATTTCGCCTTCCCATGAAAAATCACAGTGACCAAGGGCAAGCCCTCATGAAATAAAGCTGGTACTCTTACAGCGGCGGCTCCGCGCGGGACTTACACCCGACTTCCAATAACCGCTAAAGCGGTTAAAACGCAGCGACTTGAGCTATTGAGTTAATGTGTTCATCCTACTGGGATTTCGCTGTTTTGTCAAGTGGGGGCAAGCCGCCTTCGGAATTTATCGAAAATGCATAAAAAATGGCGACAATTAGGGGGGTGATTTGTTAACAACAAAGATTATCAGTAATATTATAAATTAATCTTGAAAACAAAATCGTAAGTGCTATAGTTGAAAATGAAGTTAACAGAAATCTCGGTAGGTGAGGCTACCACAAGGATATGGATTGCTGCCGCGAAAGGTTGGAGACAACCTGAGCCGGTCAACAGGATTTGTCGACATTTAAGGCATAACCTAATGCAATTTCACCGCCTTGCGGAGCTAAAGCTTGAACGGGTGCCGGAAGGAAATAGGCCTTCGCCCGTTCGTCGTGGCGAAGGTTTTGTATTGCTCATATTCTGATATTCAGGAGGCTTTTTTCAAATGGACGCAGACCCTGGCAATCGAAGTAAGACTTTTGAATTGAACACGGAAGGAATTTTGTCTGATTCTCCGTAACGAGGATTAGATTTTGTCCACATGTCAAAAATCCTTCCGTGACCATACGGAGGGATTTTTTATGTTTAAAGAGACAATCTTTTATTTGAGCCGCGTGCTCGGCAAAAAAGTCCGGACAGGGAACGACGCCGTCATCGGGACACTTGCCGATATCGCCGTTGATGTATCTTCGGCGGTGCCGCAGGTTGTTTTGCTCGTCATCAAAAGCGGCGGGCGGGAGATGCTCGTCGATTCCGCGACGTTTACGGTTACCGAGGAGCGGGGACAATTTGTTTTCCGGTGCCGCGAGCTTGTAACGCTGCCCAGCCTGCCGGAAAACACACTCTTACTGAAAAAATATGTGCTTGACCGCCAGCTCGTTGATATTAACGGCCGCAAGCTTGTCCGCGTCAATGACCTGCGGCTGGCCGTCATGTCGAGCGGGACGTTTCTTGTTGCCGTTGATGTCGGCTTTGAGGGGCTCATGCGGCGGCTGGGTGTAGCCAAGCCGCTTAAAGCGCTCTTGAGGCTCTTTAACGCGTCAATGCCCGGTAAGCTTGTTTTGTGGGATGCCGTTGAGACTGTTGATATCGGGCACGCGGGCATCAAGCTGAGCAAGGCGTACTCCAAGCTGGAGACGCTGCACGTCTCCGACCTTGCCGATATCCTGGAGGATATGGACATCAAGATGCAGACGGAGGTTTTCTCATCATTTGATGACGAAAAGGCCGCCGATGTTCTTGAGGAGCTCGAAATGGAAGCGCAGATTACCGTTTTGGAGAGTCTGCCTGTCGAAAAAGCCGCGGACCTCTTGGAAATGATGCCGGCCGATGAGGTTGCCGACATTCTTGAAGAGATGGGCGAAGAGAAAGCCGAAGAGCTTTTGTCCGAGATGGAAAGCGAGGCGTCCGAGGAAGTCCGCGAGCTCATGGAATATGAGGACTATGAGGTCGGCAGCGTGATGACGACCGATTTCATTGCCTACAAGGTGAGCATGACCGTCGGCGAGGTTATTGGAGAGCTGCGCCGCCTCAAGCCGGAGCCCAGCTCCATCTACTATCTGTATATCGTTGACGAGAGCGAGAAGCTGACGGCGACGGTATCGCTCCGTGACCTCGTTGTCTCCGAGGCGGAGACGATCATCGATGAAATTATGAACACGAAGATGATCTTCGTCCGCGACACGGACGATATTGAATCGATCGGCGAAATCATCTCCAAATACAATCTGCTTGCCGTCCCCGTCGTTGACAAGGACATGGTGCTTTTAGGCATGGTCGTCATTGATGACATCGTTTACAATCTCCTCAGAGCCAGAAAAAGAAAGGTTTAAGGGAGAGGCGTTATGACGGCTTTTATCAGCAGTGTTAAAAAGAAGAAGTTCTGGAGAAACGTTGCCTTCTTCCTTGCCATTATTGGGCCCGGGATTATTACGGGCAGTGTGGACAACGACGTCGGCGGCATTACGACGTATTCTGTTGCCGGGGCGCTGTATGGCTATAAGCTCATCTGGACACTGATTCCCGCGTTTATTGTCCTGTTTGTTACGCAGGAGATGAACGCGCGGATGGGGATTGTGACAGGCAAGGGCTTGGCCGACTTAATCCGGGAGAACACCGGCGTAAAGATCACCTTTTTCATCGTTATTTTTTTGCTCGGTGCCGATATCATGAACACCATGACGGAGTTTACCGGTGTCGCCGGGAGCATGGAGATTTTCGGTGTCAGCAAGTATATCTCCGTTCCGCTCGTTGCCGCCGGCGTATGGTTTATCGTCGTCAAAGGAACGTATCGGATTGCCGAAAAGATTTTTCTGATTTTTTGTTTAGCGCTGTTTATCTATGTCGCTGCGGCGCTACTCGGCAAGCCGGACTGGGGCGCTATCGGCCAATCCATTATTAAGCCGGAAGTCGAATCCAATTTTTCTTACATCGCCACCATCATCGGCCTCGTCGGCACGACGATCGCGCCATGGATGCAGTTTTACATGCAGTCGTCCGTTATTGAAAAACAGCTGCGCGTCAAGGACCTGAAATGGTCAAAGCTCGATGTTTTGATCGGCTGCCTCTGTACCATCATTGTTGCGTTCTTCATCATCGTCTCCTGCGCCTCGACGCTTCATGTTAAGGGCGTTGTGATTGCAAACGCGGTTGACGCGGCGGCGGCGCTCACCCCTGTTGCGGGCGCTTTGGCATCACAGGTCTTTGCGTTCGGCCTTTTTGTGGCTTCAATTTTTGCCGCTGTCATCCTGCCTGTTTCCGTCTCCTTTTACGTCTGTGAGGCATTTGGTTATGAAGCGGGAATCGACAAAACGTGGGAAGAGGCACCGCAGTTTTACTGGCTGTATACCGGCATCATCGCGCTGTCGGCCGGTATGATTCTGATTCCAAACGCGCCGCTGATTCAGATATCGCTCTGGTCTCAGCGCATTAACGGTATCATGCTGCCAATCGTCCTTATCTGCATGGTACTGATCATCAATAAAAAAGAGGTCATGGGGCCATACGTCAACAAACCGCTGACGAATCTCATCGCCTGGGCGACGATAGTCATTTTAATCGGTCTGACGGCCTCACTCGTCGTCACCATGTTTTAGCGGATTCAACAAAATGATAAGGGCAGCCCCGGATTTGATGTCCGTGGCTGCCCCTTTTTCCAAGGTCTTAAAACAGAAGCTTTGAAACGGCCAAAACAATGAGGAGGACACCACCGACCCATGACAGATCAAGCTTTGTCATGTTCGTTAGGAGCCTCCCAAGGAGACAGCCGAGCGTGACGGCGAGCAGGTTGGATAAAAGCGAGAGGACGATGAGCGTCAGGCTGCCGGCATGTGCAAGGCCCCAGCCAAAGCCCGCGGCGAAACCGTCCAGCGACAAGGCCAGTGCCAGATAAAAAGACTCCCGGACGGAGAGCGTTTTGGAGTTATCCAGATCGGCTTTGTCGGTGTCGGCATACACGGTCAGGACGATATGGAGGTCAAAGAGCTTCATGTTGAGCCTGTTTTCGCTTTTTTTGGCAATGAAGCGCTTGAGAGAAAATTCAAAGCATTTGACAAGGCCGATGATGAGCAGAAGGGCAAAGGAAACAATCGTCCCGACGGCTGGCGGAATAATGCTTTTTGCGGCCCCGCCCAGCCCCGCTGAGGCGGCGAGGATACCCGTACATACGACACTGATGACGATGACGGCCGCCGGGGGAATTTTTGTCCGGCTCACGCCGTAGGCAAAGCTGGCTGAGAACGCGTCAAGACAGAGCGCCGACACCAGCAATATTTGAAACATATCAAGACAACCCCTTCATATATTTTATAGACAGTCATTTACCCCGAGGGGTTGTGACAAAAGCAGAAGCAATTTCAAATGAGGGACCGCGTATGAGGCATCAAAACACGATAGAGCTGATCGGCAGAATCAAAGGAATGAGCGAAAAGGACGTGCGCCGTTCAAAAGAGCAATATGGTGACAACGCGCTCGTCAGCCAGAAAAAGCACAGTTTTTTTAAAGAGTTTCTACAGAATTTCGGCGACCCGATTATCAAGATTCTGCTTGTCGCGCTCGTTGTCAACATCGTCATCCGTCTGCGGGACTTCAACTGGTATGAGACGATCGGCATCGCGGCTGCCATTTTGGTTTCCACCTTTGTTTCAACACTGTCGGAATACGGCAGTGAATCGGCTTTTGAAAAACTGCAGGAGGAGGCCTTGAAAACAAAGTGCCGTGTGAAAAGGGCCGACGGGCTTATCGAGCTGCCGGTCAGCGACGTTGTTGTCGGAGATTATGTTCTGTTGCAGGCGGGAGACCGTATACCAGCAGATGGATTTATGGCAAGTGGTGAACTTTATGTCGACCAATCGCCGCTCAACGGTGAGAGCAAAGAGGTATTTAAAAAGCCGGATGACGCGGGTGAAAGCGCGGGCAGGGATTTTGACAGTAAAAGCCGACTGTTCCGCGGCTGCATCGTCTGCTCCGGTGAGGCAATCATGCGGGTTCTCAGTGTCGGCACGGGAACCTTTTACGGCAAGCTGGCGCTCGACGTGCAGGCAGATGTGCGGGAGAGCCCATTAAAGCTGCGCCTTGGCAAACTGGCGCAGACCATCAGCAAGCTTGGGTATATCGGCGCGGCCCTTGTTGCGCTTGCCGACCTGTTCAATGCCCTCGTCATCTCCAACGCGTTCAGGCTTGATGCGGTTCTTCAAACGCTCTGCGCGCCGAAAGCCATGGCGGGGCATCTTATCCACGCGGCGACGCTTGCCATTTCCGTTATCGTTGTGGCAATCCCGGAAGGACTGCCGCTCATGATAACCATTGTCCTCTCGTCAAACATGAAACGCATGCTTAAAGACAATGTCCTCGTCCGAAAGCTCGTGGGTATTGAGACGTCCGGTAACCTGAACATTCTGTTTACCGACAAAACGGGAACGCTGACAAAAGGGAAACTGAAGGTCAAGTTTTTTGCAGGCGGTGACGGAACGGTCTATGACGGGTTTCAGAAGCTTGGCAGGCTGCCCCTCGGGGGGCTCCTTCGGATTTCAAGCGTTTTCAACAGCGGCGCATCGTTTGACGGCCGTAAAAAGTGCGCCGTCGGCGGCAACGCAACGGAACGGGCGCTTTTGGAATTTGTCACGGCGGAGCGCCTTTTGGCGGATCACGTCCAAATCGTGTCGAGTGTGCCGTTTTCAAGTGCCAACAAATATTCCATGGCACACATTCGGGGAGACGAGACGTGCACACTTGTAAAAGGCGCACCGGAGCTGCTTTTGCCGCGCTGCACATCATATTTCGATGAAAACGGCATCAAAAAAAAACTGACCGATCAGGGAAAAATTCAGCAATTGATGGATAACGCAGCCAAAAACGCCGTGCGCCTGCTTGCTGTTGCCGTGGGGGACACGTCGTTTTCGATGGATGAGTCCGGCGGCATGCTGACACTTGTCGGCATTGCCGGTATTCAGGATGCGGTGCGCCGTGAAGCCGCTGCCGCCATCCGGCAGGTGACAGCAGCCGGGATTCAGGTCGTCATGCTCACGGGTGACAACAGGCAGACGGCTGAGGCTATTGCCCGTGAAGTGGGCCTTGTAAAAGGCAGTGATAGCCGCGCCATCATTACCAGTGATGTGCTCCAGCGCATGAGCGATGCCGATCTCAAAGCCGCCTTGCATCACCTGCGCGTTGTGGCACGGGCCGTCCCGTCTGACAAGAGCCGCCTCATAGCTGCCGCGCAGTCGCTTGGCCTCGTAGCCGGTATGACGGGAGACGGCATTAATGATGCGCCGGCTTTAAAGAAGGCCGATGTCGGCTTTGCCATGGGCAGCGGCACGGAGGTTGCCAAGGAGGCCGGGGATATCGTGATCCTCGATGATAATTTTCAGTCCATCGCTAAGGCCGTACTTTACGGCCGAACGATCTTTAAAAGTATTCGTAAGTTTATCATCTTCCAGCTGACGATCAATCTTTGCGCCGTCGCCATCTCCGTCATTGGGCCGTTTATCGGCATCAGCGCGCCGATCACCGTACTGCAGATGCTGTGGGTCAATATGGTAATGGATACGCTGGCCGGGCTTGCCTTTGCCGGAGAAGCGCCGTTAAAGGAATACATGGCCGAGCGCCCAAAACGGCGTGACGAACCAATAATAAACCGCTATATGGTTAACCAGATCCTCGTCGGCGGGCTGTACACGACGATCTTGTGCGTTCTCTTCTTGAAGCTGCCTGCCATCCGTACTATGTATAGTCACGGGACAGGGGATGAATTCTTCATGACGGCTTTTTTCGCGATGTTTATCTTTGCAGGCGTGTTCAACAGCTTCAACGCGCGCACGACACGCCTGAACCTGCTGGCTCACATCTGGAAAAACAAAGCGTTTTTGGCGATCATGCTGTTTGTAACCGTTATTCAGCTGCTTATTATTTATTACGGTGGCAGCATTTTTCGGACGACAGGGCTTCGCTACGCGGAGCTGCAGTTTGTATTGATCCTTGCTTTCTCAGTGATCCCGATCGATTTTATTCGGAAATCAGCCGTCGGCAGCAGCCATCGCGGCAACGCGATATAAAGGCGCAAAAAAACAGCCCCCAATGGATGGGGGCTGTTTTTCTGTTTATTATGTGCTTGCGTTTGACTATATACGATATTATTCCGAAACGTCACTGTTAATGACAACCTGCTTCGGGAAGGCATTGTCACCTTGTTCGTTTAAATACGCCGTATTGATGTAACCTCTGATATTCGCACCGTCTTCAATGGCGATGGTATTCGTGTTGATGTTGCCCGCGACGATGGAGTTACGGCGCAATTCAATTTTGCTGCCGATTTCAATATTGCCCTTGACCTTGCCATCAATACTGGCAAACTGCGCCGTCAGGTCACCCAAGAGAATGGAATCGTTATCAATATACGAGCTGCCCTTCGTCAGGATATTGCCTTGAATGGACGAGCCTCTGATATCGGAATTATTACAGGTGAGGTCGCCGATGAGCATGCCGCGGATGTTCGCGTCCTTCATGACATCCACCTTGCCGCGGACGTTGCCTTCAATCGTGATATTCGCCAGTGTTTTGATATCACCGACGATGATCGTATTTTTTGAAATGGTCGTCATTTCCTCGGCCTGGCGGAACATCTGGCCGTATTCGGCTTCTCTCGGCGCGGCATTCGGCGCGTTAAACGCCGGTTCATCCTCAAACGGCGGACTTTGCCAGTTGGCTTCGCCCGTACGCGGTGGCGCCGTATCCGCTTCCTGGTCGTAAACAGATTTGCCGAAACTGCCCGAATGATTCGTATCCGCTGAATTGAACGACGGCGCATCCAGGAAAGAATTAAGTTCAGAATTCGATTTCGCGCTTTCCGACATCTCGGAGCCCACAAGACCGCCCTTGTTGAGAAGATCCTTCATGGCGAGATTAAAATTTTCCCTTAACCCCATAAGCGTTCTCCTGTTCCAATGTGATTACTGTCACAGTATCATGTTTGATGTCGAATGTCTAGACCGGAATGAAAGAAATCGCGCGAAAAAAATGATTTAACGGCCTTTTTTAGCGTTTTTTGCGCTTATGGTGCCGGTGCGGCAGACGATGTGCCGCCGATGTCATTTATCTTTTTCATGAGCTCAGACGTTTTTTGGTCAATTTCAGCTTCAAGCTGACGACGCAGTGAAGCCGTTTGTGTTTTGATAACGTTCGTCAGCTGCTGCTGCATCGATGCCTGCTTGTTGTTAATTGTGGCGGTCTGACCGGACAGTTCATCAAGCTGGTTCTGGAGCGTGGCCAGTTTGACAATGACATCATCCGTTATTTGCGTCTGAAGCGCTTGGAGTTGGTTTTGCATATCGTCGTTATCCTGTGTGTTCATGGCAGGCAAGCCCGCACTGTTTTGCAGCTGGACAAGCTCATGCCTTGCGTGATTGTATCGGATGCCGAAGAAAATGGCAAAAAAAACAGGAACGACAATAAGAAGAGCCAGAACGGAAAGAATCAGGTGACGAAAAAAACGGACGCTTCCAAAATACATCGATATCACTCCAAAACGGTTATCGAAAGACTCGAATTCTGCCGGAATTTATCGGAAAAGGCAAAGAGATTATATCGTTTGGTAGGACGAAAGTCAATGTGCGACGGTGGGCGCGCCCGTATCCGTCAGGCGCTGGAGGCACGCCTGAAATTCGTTTTCAAGGCACATGTAGTAAAGCGGAAACAAAATGTCTGACGCACCGATGAAATAAAGATTTCTGTTTGTGATGTCGGCAAGGTCCGGCACGGTTGTGTAGATATATGTCCGGAACCATTCGGCGGTGTACGGGGAGACGTCTTTCCCCTTTTTAACGGCGGCCAGAATATCGTCAAACGTCTCGGGGATATGGGTGCTTTTAGCGATACCGCGCTCAAGCACGGCTTCATAGATGGCGGTGATTTGCTTGTGCGTAAGAGGTGTTGTGCCCGGGTTGCCCTGGCAAAGGGCGGGCAGGCGCACGGCGAAGCTGTAAATGACAAGCGGAAAAAGCTCAAAATATTCCCGTGTATTCAAAAGACCGCACGCGTCGCTGTCAATGGTGATATTAAACGCCTTTAATATGTCAGCATTGAAAATATTGTTCAAAATGACCTTGAAGAAATCCTTGATATCACAGCGATAATAGTTTTCGGCTGTCATCGCGTACAGATATTTTGTGGCCTTGAACAAATTGGCGCCAGCCTTTAAAATGATATCGCTGAGCTGTTTTATCATGTCGGATTCATTCAATACAGTCATGATGAGAACCTGCCTTCAGAATTTGTAAAATATTGTTGAAATTATAATACGGATTATTGAAAAAAACAACCATCTGTTCTCCATGTTGAAAACAAACAGGCGCTATGCTATGATGGACGCATCGTGGCAGAAATTTCTATCA belongs to Oscillospiraceae bacterium CM and includes:
- the cobD gene encoding cobalamin biosynthesis protein CobD; its protein translation is MILSLFALLIGFLLDLIIGDPIGWPHIVLAYGKLIPFFERLLRRLFPKTPSGELSAGIFLVFCMSVVSLGAGIGLLVVCQMISTYLRVVVESILVWQCLSTRSLRVASLEVFNPLRRGDLAAARAAVAEIVGRDTAGLDAGGVTRATVETVAENTADGVVAPLLFMAVGGAPLGLFYKALNTMDSMVGYQNDMYLYFGRAAAKVDDAVNFIPARIAGVMMVLAAFFVRLDVKGAWQIFRRDRKNHKSPNSAHTEAACAGALGVRLGGDNFYFGALVHKPTIGDNKRPIEPDDIVRTNRLLLATAVLCLVLCLLVKGVLIWL
- a CDS encoding cobyrinate a,c-diamide synthase, which produces MPRILIAAPASGTGKTTVTLALLSALRKRGANPVSFKCGPDYIDPMFHRAVLGIPSYNLDLFFTPEDVVRGLLCQHAAGHTAVIEGVMGYYDGSGNTTAASSYAVAAVTETPVILVVSAHGAYLSLAATINGFKNFRPDSRIAGVILNECSKSLFDMVKDLLTAETGLPILGYFERLPDCAIESRHLGLVTAAEIENLHLKLDRLGEAAEKCVDLDALLALASSAPPLQGSLPGVLPALAKKPRIAVAQDDAFCFYYADNLDLLTHFGAELVPFSPLRDAALPKDIGALYLGGGYPELYADVLSENTSMRRAIFDAVSSGLPTLAECGGYLYLHDTLEDSAGKTYPMAGVLSGHGFKTPRLQRFGYIRLTADCDTILCKTGETIPAHEFHYWDSTITDGMCTARRTNGSTWSCVAKHPTLFAGFPHLYFYGNPAFAENFVQAAAAYSEARL
- a CDS encoding magnesium transporter, whose protein sequence is MFKETIFYLSRVLGKKVRTGNDAVIGTLADIAVDVSSAVPQVVLLVIKSGGREMLVDSATFTVTEERGQFVFRCRELVTLPSLPENTLLLKKYVLDRQLVDINGRKLVRVNDLRLAVMSSGTFLVAVDVGFEGLMRRLGVAKPLKALLRLFNASMPGKLVLWDAVETVDIGHAGIKLSKAYSKLETLHVSDLADILEDMDIKMQTEVFSSFDDEKAADVLEELEMEAQITVLESLPVEKAADLLEMMPADEVADILEEMGEEKAEELLSEMESEASEEVRELMEYEDYEVGSVMTTDFIAYKVSMTVGEVIGELRRLKPEPSSIYYLYIVDESEKLTATVSLRDLVVSEAETIIDEIMNTKMIFVRDTDDIESIGEIISKYNLLAVPVVDKDMVLLGMVVIDDIVYNLLRARKRKV
- a CDS encoding Nramp family divalent metal transporter, which encodes MTAFISSVKKKKFWRNVAFFLAIIGPGIITGSVDNDVGGITTYSVAGALYGYKLIWTLIPAFIVLFVTQEMNARMGIVTGKGLADLIRENTGVKITFFIVIFLLGADIMNTMTEFTGVAGSMEIFGVSKYISVPLVAAGVWFIVVKGTYRIAEKIFLIFCLALFIYVAAALLGKPDWGAIGQSIIKPEVESNFSYIATIIGLVGTTIAPWMQFYMQSSVIEKQLRVKDLKWSKLDVLIGCLCTIIVAFFIIVSCASTLHVKGVVIANAVDAAAALTPVAGALASQVFAFGLFVASIFAAVILPVSVSFYVCEAFGYEAGIDKTWEEAPQFYWLYTGIIALSAGMILIPNAPLIQISLWSQRINGIMLPIVLICMVLIINKKEVMGPYVNKPLTNLIAWATIVILIGLTASLVVTMF
- a CDS encoding manganese efflux pump, whose product is MFQILLVSALCLDAFSASFAYGVSRTKIPPAAVIVISVVCTGILAASAGLGGAAKSIIPPAVGTIVSFALLLIIGLVKCFEFSLKRFIAKKSENRLNMKLFDLHIVLTVYADTDKADLDNSKTLSVRESFYLALALSLDGFAAGFGWGLAHAGSLTLIVLSLLSNLLAVTLGCLLGRLLTNMTKLDLSWVGGVLLIVLAVSKLLF
- a CDS encoding calcium-translocating P-type ATPase, PMCA-type → MRHQNTIELIGRIKGMSEKDVRRSKEQYGDNALVSQKKHSFFKEFLQNFGDPIIKILLVALVVNIVIRLRDFNWYETIGIAAAILVSTFVSTLSEYGSESAFEKLQEEALKTKCRVKRADGLIELPVSDVVVGDYVLLQAGDRIPADGFMASGELYVDQSPLNGESKEVFKKPDDAGESAGRDFDSKSRLFRGCIVCSGEAIMRVLSVGTGTFYGKLALDVQADVRESPLKLRLGKLAQTISKLGYIGAALVALADLFNALVISNAFRLDAVLQTLCAPKAMAGHLIHAATLAISVIVVAIPEGLPLMITIVLSSNMKRMLKDNVLVRKLVGIETSGNLNILFTDKTGTLTKGKLKVKFFAGGDGTVYDGFQKLGRLPLGGLLRISSVFNSGASFDGRKKCAVGGNATERALLEFVTAERLLADHVQIVSSVPFSSANKYSMAHIRGDETCTLVKGAPELLLPRCTSYFDENGIKKKLTDQGKIQQLMDNAAKNAVRLLAVAVGDTSFSMDESGGMLTLVGIAGIQDAVRREAAAAIRQVTAAGIQVVMLTGDNRQTAEAIAREVGLVKGSDSRAIITSDVLQRMSDADLKAALHHLRVVARAVPSDKSRLIAAAQSLGLVAGMTGDGINDAPALKKADVGFAMGSGTEVAKEAGDIVILDDNFQSIAKAVLYGRTIFKSIRKFIIFQLTINLCAVAISVIGPFIGISAPITVLQMLWVNMVMDTLAGLAFAGEAPLKEYMAERPKRRDEPIINRYMVNQILVGGLYTTILCVLFLKLPAIRTMYSHGTGDEFFMTAFFAMFIFAGVFNSFNARTTRLNLLAHIWKNKAFLAIMLFVTVIQLLIIYYGGSIFRTTGLRYAELQFVLILAFSVIPIDFIRKSAVGSSHRGNAI
- a CDS encoding polymer-forming cytoskeletal protein; the encoded protein is MGLRENFNLAMKDLLNKGGLVGSEMSESAKSNSELNSFLDAPSFNSADTNHSGSFGKSVYDQEADTAPPRTGEANWQSPPFEDEPAFNAPNAAPREAEYGQMFRQAEEMTTISKNTIIVGDIKTLANITIEGNVRGKVDVMKDANIRGMLIGDLTCNNSDIRGSSIQGNILTKGSSYIDNDSILLGDLTAQFASIDGKVKGNIEIGSKIELRRNSIVAGNINTNTIAIEDGANIRGYINTAYLNEQGDNAFPKQVVINSDVSE